CATAACTGTGCAGGTAGAGATGAGGATGTTGTTGGCCGCCGTCAACACCTTGGCCTGGATCGGATCTTGGAAAGACTGCCACCTTCGCCCATGGAGGCTGAAATCCCCCGGAAACCACGcactgtacggaatacaatCAACCCTCGCTCGCTCCCGACTCCCGAGCCGCCCACGCGAGGAGAGCCTTGTCAATCGGTGTCCAGCTTGCCGACCTCCCGACTAATTAGAAGTAATCCGTAACAACGGAGTATGCGGCACAGTACACTTCAGTACtcggtattccgtacaccATCCCGTCAACTCGTTTTTGCAGAGGATTGGCTTGCTGCACAGCAAACGTCTTCACGACCCTCCGGCAGTGGCGCTGGAAACGCAAACCCAAGGCCAGTCTGTCATTTGTGTCCCTGGCAGCTGGATAGCTCTCACGCAGCGTCTGCCAAAACCGAACTTCTCAAGCACTGTCGCCCTTGCGAAACTTTGGAAGGGGAAGTCAGCACGGAGAAGCAATCCCTGCGCAGCGCTAACCAACTCCTCGTCTCGGTCTCCACGCCACGAGCCGGATCCCGGGCACAGCCGCTGGTCTGTAGCTGACACCGTACGCATAACCAGAACGtctattccgtactgtgGACACCCTCTCGCACCCTGTCCCCGGCATGGTAACTTATTGGATCGAGACCGAGCAGTTGTATTGTAACGAAGTCAGGTAGTTAAACGACCGCGGTATGATTTCAAACTGGAACCCTGGATGCTGCCAACTAACTACGCTAGCTTGAATGGGGAGCATGGGGGACGTTGCTCCAGTACCTGGTAACTTTGTTGCTTTTCCGCTGCTTCAACGCACGCGCTCTTCAACGGCCTCGCTTCTTCCTCCTTCACGTCACCCAACCCCGCGCCTCCGTCGTCGTTGCTGCATGTgcccgttgccgccgccccgccgctgAGAGACGGAAACGGGTGCAAGCGCGCAGCGCCTCACGGATCCTCCATCCTCGCCAGGCTCGCCTGCTTTGCCATTGTTTCTGCCGCCTCCAGGACTTGCTGCCAGCATCCCCGCCCCTTGGCCTCGTTCTCCCGAAGGGACTCCCCGGCCGGCGACTGGCAACGACCGACTGGCGACTGGCGACCGAAAGCATTGGCGAGCGCCTGGTTCGGTCGTATTGGCCCGCCTGCCTGCTCCGTTTTTCGTTCCTCCAGCACCCTCCAAGCACGCCAGACTGCGCGTTGGTACGGCTTTTTCACAGGCCTTTGCCGCGTCGGTtttgccggcgccgcaccCCAGTCCGACGCACGACTTGCTGATCCGCAAGCTCGCAAGCTAGCAGACCAGATGCGCTTCAGGGATCCCTGCCGGCCACCCACGGATGCTACTAAAAGGCCCGCTTCATAGCGCATGGTTGTATTGCGGCGGCCCCAGCACCAAACGGCTCAGCTGCCGACCACCCCGACTGCTCCCTGGCTGAGCGAGCCTCTGGGTCGAGGACACCGGCAGACGGCCTGCGGGCTCAGAGCGGCATTAAGGTTGCACGGCGTTGCAACACCGCAAAATACCACCCCGGGACTTTTGAACACGGGGCGTCCGTCCTGGAGGATGCTTGGGACGGGACCGAGAACGGCCAGGATCTGAGACACGACACCGCGGgggggctgctgccgcctcgCCAGGCTTTCCGGCTGCAACTCGACCGAAATTACTCGCCTGCAGTGGGGAAGGGCTCGTGGACCACCTGCCAGCGGCATCACCAAGCACGGAAGCCTCCGTTTGAGGGAAGCCGAAGAGCTCTTGTGTGCGTGCCTGCGTGCGTGCAGCAAGCTGCCTGCGTGTGCGTGTGCGGCTTGGTTGCGCCGTCTTGTTTGAGTGTGTGGAGTGCGGGGAGCTCTGTGGTGCTTGGTTCTCCATCGAAGGGTGTGTGGGCTTATCCATACATCCGCACTCTGCACTTGGTTTGCGTGTGGACTGGAGCGGCCGGGGTGTGGAGGGAGAACAGAGTCGGAGAGCAAGGCAGGCTAGTCTCGGGTCTAAGTCTTCGCGCAGCAACTTGCTGACCACAAGAAACATCTCGGCGACTCTTGCCCTCGCACTCACCCGACAATTTCCCTCCCCTCTGTCTGTATGTTTCTTGATCGGCAGCTGCCGCGACTCCATCCTCTCGGGGACGCCGCGGAGACGGTTCCGAACCAGACTGCCGGAAACTGTCTCTCCAAACAAGCCGACACCATGGCGTCCGCGTCGCACAACCCGTATCTTCGATCTCCCAACCCCTCAGCGCGGCCTTACGACTCGtccgccgcctcgtcggccACGTCGCCCAAGGCAGGGGAGCAGtacctcggcggcctcgtgAGATCGAATGCACACGATAGCAGCGCGATCCCGAGCGCGAGAGcgagccagccgccgccgccgccttctcaCCCCCGAGCTATCCCACCACCCCTCCCCTCAGCTCACCATCCTCCGCCCGGCCCTTTCCAGCCTTACACGCCTGCTacgtcggcgacgacgtcaTACATGGAGCGGGAATCCCTGCCGTCGAACGAATCGGTGGCCGGTACGCCCCGGCCGTCGCATGCGCACCTTCCGGCGTCCCGCAGCAACAGCATGCAGGCCCAGAAGCGGGCGTACCGGCAAAGGAGGAAGGACCCGAGCTGCGATGCGTGCCGGGAGCGGAAGGTCAAATGCGATGCGACCGAGACCACCAGCTGCTCGGAGTGCTCAAGCCGGGGCGTCAAGTGCCAGTTTACCAAGGAGACCAACCGCCGCATGTCGTCCATCAAGCAGGTGCAGGACCTCGAGAAGCAGATGGAACGGATCCGGCGCGAGAACAGCAGCCTCCGCCGCATGCTGCAGGAGCGCGACGGCCGCCAGTTCGACATGGACGTggacggcgtcgagcagctgcccCTGCAGCTACCGGAGATCGGCCAGCCCCCGAAGCGCAAGAAGCGGCCGGCGGGCCTCCACAACCTCGCTCGGGTCAGATCCAATCTGCGGAACTTTTCGCGGGGGATTTGGAAGCCGCCGGTCCCCTACCGGCAGGCTGCGGCCCCCGAGCTGAGAGACTTCCAGCACtccctgccgccgcggcagaccaccgaggcgctgctgcgggcctACTACGCCTCGACACACTCGATGACCCCGATCCTGCACTGGACCACCTTCACGCAGACGATCGACGACATCTACCGCCAGGGGAACCCGCTGCGCGTCTCCCAAGCCTTCATGTCGATGTTCTTCGCCGTCTTGGCCGTGGGCAGGCTCTTCACTGCAGAAGACGAGCAAAACCGCGTATatccggccccggcgctgctggagtcGGCGCGGTTGATGATCGATCCGTGGTGCAACGACTTCGACCTGGACCACGCCCGCGCGCTGGTGTTGATCACGATCGCCTTGAACGAGCTGAACCTGAAGTCGGCGGCGTGGAGCTGGCTCGGGAGCGCGGTCAGGGTGGCGCAGGACCTTGGTCTCCATGCCGAGCCCGCGACGGCGTCCCTGATCGAGAACGAAATGCGCCGGAGGACATGGTGGACAATCTACATCCTCGACCGGAGCCTGGCCGTCGAGCTCGGGAGGCCGATGCTGATCGACGATTCCGACTGCGACGTCTCGTTGCCGGCAGCGATCGATGACCATCACCTGTCGGAACGCGGCCAGCGGCTTCCGGATGGCGTCGAAGCGCTCACCCACTCGCTCCTCGCCATCGTTCATGTCGTGCGCTCCTACCCGGCACTGGGAAGGGCCCTCGCGTCGCCCGTCATCGCGCCGACGCGCCTGGCGACATTCGACCAACACTTCGCCGCGTGCCGGCGCACCTTTCCGCCGGCCTGCAACCCCGCGAGCTCCGCCGCCCTGATACCCACTTTCCTCAACCCCCTGACCTACCTCCTCCACGCTCGCCTGCTCCTGCACCGGCACAACCTGCTTCCATCATGCCCTCCCGATGTCCGGCTAATAGCCATCGAGCAGTGCATGCACACGGCGCTCGAGACGGCCGCGCTTTTGTCACGCACCTCCACCGCCtcgctcgccgagggcgccacCGCCCTCCTCACCACCCACGTCTTCCGCTGCGCCCTGATCCTGCTTCTGACGGGCTGCTTCGAGCAAGCAGCCGAATGCACCCGGGCTCTCGCCGCCATCAACAACCACCGCGACGTCGCCGTCCCCTGCGGCCGCTTCCTCGCCTTCTTCATCTCGGCGCTGTCGTCTCGACGAGCCGAGATCGCAGCCTACCtctcgcagcagcaggctcctccgcccgccgcgcagccgccgtcgccgtacggaccgccaccgccaccgccgccgccgccacacgGCCCTTCGCCCGCGGCCGTGCACGACGCCCTGATGCgcgacgaggagctgctcgCGTACGTCAGCGCCGACATGCAGGCGGGGCTCGACACCGCCTGGGTTTGGGCTGGCAGCACCGAGCGCGAGCCgaccgcgccgctgccggcgccggcgccggcgcccggcaAGCTCAGCCTGTACAGCGCCGAGGCGAGGTCCGGGCTGACTGGCGAGGAGCGGTGGGATTGGGGCCCCGGCATGGCCGGCTGGGAGAGGCTGGAGAGCGAGTTGCGGAGGCTCGCCAGCGGCGAGCTGGGGCCGGCCGCGGGCACGActtcggccgcggcgatACCGAACCCGCCGGTGCAGGCACAGGCACAGGCGCAGCATCAGGGGTGGaatgctgctgctcctgctgctgctgttcccCCGCCGGCGTTGCCGCCTCTGTTgccgcagcaccagcaccagcatcagcatccGCCTCCGCACCAGCctcagcaccagcaccagcctcATGGGGGTATCAAAGTGGAGATGGGAGCGCAGGATGCCAGGATGGAGATGGCCGCGTTGCCGCCGATAgcggcgccgggccagcGGCCGAACCAGGGCCGCGCGTCGGTCAGTCCGACGGCGGGGACCAGCGGGAAGAGCAAGAGCCAGGAGAGGATCAGCATCGCGAATATCATTTGAATGGGCGGAGTGGGGTTGGTGTCTCCCTCGGAACGGATAGAGCGACGGCGGTGCACTGGGCTACGAGCAGGGGTGAAGCGGCTGGAGGGCAGGGCTCGGCATGGGAAACTCGGGGAGAGGGGAAAGGGATTAGTCCTAGAACGAGGGGGATCTGACGACGACATGACCACGATTGCATGAGACGTCACGGCCGACCGATCCAGCACGCATCACCGTCACGCCACCTCACACCGCACGTCTTCGAGGCCACACCAACTGCGCACTTCACCTCATCGGCTCTTCGGGGGAAGATGTATTGTACGGCAAAATGTACAATCCTCCCACCACGCCGGAACCAGCCGGACACCTGCCGTTGGTCCACACGGGCGCGTCGCCGCGTCGAGTCATTCAGAATCCCGACTAGCAGCCGCGAACCCTCCTTGACCACCCAAACCCACGCGTCTTAATTCTTACCTTTTCCCGCCTCCGCGGCACGAGACGAGTCCACGAGGCTCACTCGACATGCAGCATTCTCATTTCCAATTTACACATACATACAACGCGTACATACATACCTTACGCACAGACGCAGGTATATACGTATTTACCTACCTACATACTCACACCACCATCATATCTGCCCACCCTCCGCCGCTGGCGAAGCTCGGCTGGCAACAGGGAGGGAGAGGCGCGCACCAACCTGCGTGGCCTTGGGTGCTTTTCCCCGCTCCCTCTCTCCTCGTGTCGTCTGTTTCCTGCTTCTAGACGAGACCACTTCTGCGTCTGCGAGATCACGCCGCGTTCTGTTGTTCTGCGAGGACACGTCAGGCGGGCTACGCGATATGATATGCTGGCCGGGTTCTTGTTGGTGTTGTTATACTGTTTGTTCTTGGTGGTGTGGTGCTGGTGATTTTCCGGATTGGGATGCAAATACCCACGGAAGCGGGCGTGCGGTTGGAGGGAGCGGggagcagcggcgggtgGTTCTGATTCTAATTCTGGTTCCTTTCTTGTCTTTTATTTTATTTGCAAGCGGAAACCTTCCTCCTGCTTGGCCTATTTATTTAAACTTTGCACCTGTGTATTAATTCGTTCTGGGAGGGGGCGGACGGGGGACGTCCGGGGTCAGGGACCGGACTGGACCGGCTCGGGTAAtggactgctgctgctgggagACAGACAGCATGGTCGATAATGTGGTGTCATGTCATGTCATGTCATGGCGTCTTAAAGAGGAAAGGATATCTGGTTTGTCCTTTACAGATCTGTGGACGGGGGAGGCGGTGATGGGGGTCAGTCCTACTGGACATATTGTGTATGTGACTGTACATAGGTCTTCAGGATTGGCAAATACGCTGGCTAGAGCTGAGCCCTGGCGTAATGAGTTGCCATTGGAACCTACAGCTTCCTGGCTGTCTAGCTTCGTGTTACCCTTGTGTGAAACACTGGTTGTGGTAAATAGCCGTGCGTGCGTTTCCGAGGTGTCTTGGGATTCGCTGCTCAGCTCAGTTCTCTCCCTGAGGAAAGACCAGATCGACGCCGGGCTGGCGGACCGATAAAGGAGAAAGAGAAGGGTAATCATTGGGTCAATGAGTCCGGTTAGTTTCATGGCATCAGTGATCAgttgggcggcggggccagTCCGGCTACGTGACCGGCTACGTCTACTGTTCCATCGTTCTTTAACGCAACCCTACCGACTTTTGTATCAAAGCCACATTGTACAGTCATCCATCGCTTTTCCGCAAGACCACACACCGCCCTCACAAAGCCCCTCTCCAACGCTCTTCGACACGCCACGCCAACCTGGCCATCTCCCACTCGCCCTCGCTAATCAATTGACTTAGGCACCCTACACGAACACACAACATTCCATCGTCATTGCCGCCGACACTATGGTCGACGATATCACCTAGTCTCCGGAGTACGAGGCTCTTGTCGATCGGGTACAGTAGCTTGCCTATCATATCGATAGTTTCAGTAAAGTAGGAACCGCTAACCAATTTCTTTAGTTCAATAGTTTGTTCCTAGGTCTGGTGGAGAGCGCCCCCGAGCATATAAAACCGATCTTGGTGGACGACATCATCGACTACTGCAAGCGCTATCGCAAGGATCAGTTCGGTACAAGCCAAGACGAGGGAGATGATAAGGAAGACGGCGAGCAGAGCTAGGAGAGCGCGACTAGCGACATTACTCACAAGAGCGAGGAAGACGGCACGTATACCAGCGAGGACGAAGATGTTGAGGACAAAGATATCGAGGACGAAGATGTTGAGGACGAAGATGTTGAGGACGAAGATGTTGAGGACGAAGATGTTGAGGACGAAGATGCTGAGGGCGAATATATTGGAGACGGAGATGCTTCTACCTCGGATTCCGTCACGATTCCCCGCAGCCGTCACCGCGGCACTACATCCAACGCGCCCAATACGTCTGAGGTCGCTCAGCCCCATCGCGCTCGTCACTCCCCTAGCGCGTTGGACCTGATCAAGGCGCCTAAGTTTGACGCTAGCGCCCTCTTGAAGATTTCCGCTCGCATCGACGACAAGGATAATATCACGGTGCCGTACTTTCGGCGTGTGATGTCGTCTGCATATGAGATGCTGATTGGCTTACAAGGTAGGGTCGCGTCTCCCAAACACATGGTGGGCATCTCATTATTGGACTACGATCTGAACTGGCCCTAGGCTACTTaaccccccgccgcccttctTCCACGCCGTCGTGCCCCTAACCCACCTTACAACCCCCCGGCAATGACTCGAACTGCAGCACGACGGATCGAATGGCGTCCCGCACACGCGGCAGTCGAAGTTGGCGCACGGATCGGGCGGAGCCGTCGTCTTTGTTGTGGGAACAGCTATCGAGGCGTGGCAGTGCCGTCGGCGCAGCACGGGAGCGAGCGCTTGTTGCACCCGTTCTCGTTGCAGTTGCACACGTCGGTGACGGTGCAGGGCTTGCGCGTGGTTGGTGTCGCCGTCCTGGACGTCCACGTCGTGGTCGGCCGGCTGAtggtggtcgtcggcgcctAATAGCCACCGgatcggcagcggcgggcctGGCCCGTAGACGCCCGGTGGCAGCACCAagcgccagccgccgatGTGCACGTCGCCTCACCCAATGCTGACGAAGACGAACCACACCTTGCACGGCACAATCACGCGGTTGTCGGTCGGCTACGGATGGTCACCGGGCTGTGAACTGCTGCgagcccgctgccgccgttgaaCATCAGGTTGCACAcgagcccgccgctgccgttcTCGAAGATGCCGACAGCGGTCGTGTTGCCGCCCGACGGCATGTCGAAGTACAGGTTCTGGAAGTGAGGTGGCCTGGGCGACCTGCCAGTGGATTCCCGTCGGCACCAGGGCCTGGCCGCTGTCGCCCGTCGCCTCGGGCATGTCGTACAGGTCGAAGCGGAAGTTGCGGGTCTGGCGGAAGAACTGGCTCTGGTTCACGTACCACTGCGCCCCGGATTGCTGGGGGATGGATGGACGGGTGTCCGTGTC
The nucleotide sequence above comes from Thermothielavioides terrestris NRRL 8126 chromosome 6, complete sequence. Encoded proteins:
- a CDS encoding uncharacterized protein (Contains conserved domains Fungal_trans[pfam04082] and Zn_clus[pfam00172].) — its product is MASASHNPYLRSPNPSARPYDSSAASSATSPKAGEQYLGGLVRSNAHDSSAIPSARASQPPPPPSHPRAIPPPLPSAHHPPPGPFQPYTPATSATTSYMERESLPSNESVAGTPRPSHAHLPASRSNSMQAQKRAYRQRRKDPSCDACRERKVKCDATETTSCSECSSRGVKCQFTKETNRRMSSIKQVQDLEKQMERIRRENSSLRRMLQERDGRQFDMDVDGVEQLPLQLPEIGQPPKRKKRPAGLHNLARVRSNLRNFSRGIWKPPVPYRQAAAPELRDFQHSLPPRQTTEALLRAYYASTHSMTPILHWTTFTQTIDDIYRQGNPLRVSQAFMSMFFAVLAVGRLFTAEDEQNRVYPAPALLESARLMIDPWCNDFDLDHARALVLITIALNELNLKSAAWSWLGSAVRVAQDLGLHAEPATASLIENEMRRRTWWTIYILDRSLAVELGRPMLIDDSDCDVSLPAAIDDHHLSERGQRLPDGVEALTHSLLAIVHVVRSYPALGRALASPVIAPTRLATFDQHFAACRRTFPPACNPASSAALIPTFLNPLTYLLHARLLLHRHNLLPSCPPDVRLIAIEQCMHTALETAALLSRTSTASLAEGATALLTTHVFRCALILLLTGCFEQAAECTRALAAINNHRDVAVPCGRFLAFFISALSSRRAEIAAYLSQQQAPPPAAQPPSPYGPPPPPPPPPHGPSPAAVHDALMRDEELLAYVSADMQAGLDTAWVWAGSTEREPTAPLPAPAPAPGKLSLYSAEARSGLTGEERWDWGPGMAGWERLESELRRLASGELGPAAGTTSAAAIPNPPVQAQAQAQHQGWNAAAPAAAVPPPALPPLLPQHQHQHQHPPPHQPQHQHQPHGGIKVEMGAQDARMEMAALPPIAAPGQRPNQGRASVSPTAGTSGKSKSQERISIANII